The Monomorium pharaonis isolate MP-MQ-018 chromosome 5, ASM1337386v2, whole genome shotgun sequence genome includes a window with the following:
- the LOC118645748 gene encoding uncharacterized protein LOC118645748 yields MTDILNIENEPIFDDRIIKIETHTYNPFANTTFDHSDEIRIPIQHQDLYTLPSKSFLYIEGKVTIKKTVTGSSVTLGNNCIAFMFDEIRYELDGVEIDRNRNVGITSTLKNYITMSTNRTKIANNAGWDPWYHVNGYFNFCVPLNMLLGFCEDYKRVMINARHELILIRARNDNNCLVGDPAQEPEIELFKVQWRLPHVLLNERNKLSMLRALESGRYLSMAFRSWDLYEFPLLQRTTKHTWAIKTATQLEKPRYVVFALQAGRKNVMLEDASRFNDCKLTNVKLYLNSECYPYDDMNLDFDKNRWSILYDMYTRFCKDYYGYDNLEPNLSVANFRQKGPFVIIDCSRQNKSIKSATVDVRIEFDCKENVPASTTAYCLIIHDRIVQYNPLTNVVRKIT; encoded by the coding sequence ATGACGGACATTTTAAACATCGAGAATGAGCCGATCTTCGATGATCGCATCATTAAGATCGAGACTCACACGTACAATCCGTTTGCCAATACAACGTTTGATCACAGTGATGAGATAAGAATACCTATACAACATCaggatttatacacgttaccGTCTAAAAGTTTTCTATACATCGAGGGAAAagttacgataaaaaaaacagttacgGGATCTAGTGTGACATTGGGGAATAATTGTATTGCATTTATGTTTGATGAGATTCGATATGAACTTGATGGTGTAGAGATTGATCGTAACAGAAACgttggaataaccagcacGCTCAAGAATTATATAACCATGTCAACTAACAGAAccaaaattgcaaataacgCTGGTTGGGATCCGTGGTATCATGTAAatggatactttaatttttgtgtgcCACTTAACATGCTACTGGGATTTTGCGAAGATTACAAACGCGTGATGATTAACGCTCGTCACGAGTTGATCTTGATACGCGCACGCAACGATAATAATTGTCTAGTCGGCGATCCAGCGCAGGAACcagaaattgaattattcaaagtaCAATGGCGATTGCCGCATGTGCTGTTGAATGAGAGAAATAAACTGTCGATGTTGCGTGCTCTGGAAAGCGGGCGATACCTCAGCATGGCTTTTCGCTCATGGGATCTGTATGAGTTTCCATTATTGCAACGCACAACCAAACATACATGGGCTATCAAGACCGCTACTCAGCTCGAGAAGCCGCGTTACGTCGTCTTCGCTCTGCAGGCTGGTCGGAAGAACGTCATGCTTGAGGACGCGAGTCGATTCAATGATTGCAAACTGACAAATGTAAAACTGTATCTGAACTCGGAATGTTATCCGTATGACGATATGAATctggatttcgataaaaacagATGGTCAATTCTGTACGATATGTACACACGTTTCTGTAAAGACTATTATGGGTATGATAATCTTGAGCCGAATCTATCTGTCGCGAATTTTCGACAAAAAGGTCCATTTGTGATTATCGATTGTTCTCGACAAAACAAATCGATTAAGAGCGCAACTGTAGATGTGCGTATAGAATTTGACTGTAAAGAGAACGTACCTGCGAGCACCACCGCGTACTGTCTCATCATACACGATCGCATAGTTCAGTACAATCCGTTGACCAACGTTGTACGTAAAATTACCTaa